TGTAACTTGGCGAGTATCAACCTGTTGAAGTTCGTGCGAACTGATGGCCAGTTTGACGTTATTGGTTTCCGGCGGGCGGTAGAGATTTTACTTTTGGCGCAAGAGATTATTGTTGGTTTCTCCAGCTATCCAACGCCAGAGATAACGAGAAACGCCATCGATTACCGCCAGCTTGGATTGGGGTACGCTAACCTTGGTGCATTACTCATGGATCGTGGCCTTCCGTATGACTCTGATGAAGGCCGTTCTTACGCGGCTGCTATTACGGCGCTCATGACTGGCACGGCGTATGAGATGTCAGCCCGTATTGCTTCTCGGGTTGGACCGTTTGCAGGCTTCATGAAGAACCGTGAGCCAATGCTCGGTGTTATCTTAAAGCACCAGGCAGCTATTCGAGACATTGACGCACCGGCCGTAGCGCAAGACCTCATGGAGGCGGCGTATGAAGTATGGGCGTCGGCGCTCACTTTGGGTGAACAATTTGGTTATCGAAATTCCCAGGCCACCGTGCTGGCCCCCACCGGTACCATCGCCTTCATGATGGATTGCGACACCACTGGTGTTGAGCCGGACATTGCCCTTGTTAAATACAAGACACTCGTTGGTGGCGGCATGATGAAAATTGTGAACCGCACCTTACCTGCGGGACTCAGACGACTCGGGTACAGCGAAGAACAAATAAAAGAAATGGTTGAGTATGTAAACGAGCAAGAAACTATTGAAGGTGCGCCGTACTTGAAGGAAGCAGACCTCGCCGTATTCGATTGTGCCTTTAAGCCCGTGAACGGAGAGCGTTCCATTCACTACCAGGGTCACATTAAGATGATGGGTGCCGTACAGCCGTTTATTTCTGGTGCCATATCGAAGACGGTGAACATTCCAGAGACGAGCACTTCCGAAGAGATTGCTGAAATGTACTACGAGGCATGGAAATTAGGAGTGAAGGCGCTCGCTATTTATCGCGATGGTTCAAAGAAGACGCAGCCTTTGAATACGGGCAAAAAGAAAGAAGCAGCACAAACAGTATCTATTGAGGCAGATGTGTCCGTTTCTGTAACCGAGGACCCCTCACTTCGTCGTCACAAGCTTAAGGATACTCGTCGGGCAGTAACGCATAAATTCACCATTGCTGGTCACGAAGGGTATGTCACTGTTGGCCTGTACGATGACGGTCAACCAGGGGAAGTCTTCCTTACCATGAATAAAGAAGGCTCCACTATTTCTGGGCTGATGGATGCCTTCGCCACCATGGTTTCCGTTTCCTTGCAGTATGGCGTGCCGCTAAAAGACCTCGTTCGTAAGTTCAGCCATATGCGGTTTGAGCCATCAGGATTTACCAGAAATGAGGACATTCCTATTGCTAAATCCGTCATCGATTACATCTTCCGGTGGCTTGGTATGAATTTTCTTTCAGCTGCTGATCAAGTTGAAGCCGGTCTAACCGCACAGCCAACAGCGGCAACTGAAGTTGTCGGGGAAATGAAGACCGCTATACTTCCGCAAACGAAAGCAGTACCAGTAATGCAGGACACGAGCGGGCAAGTGGTTATCAACGAACACTTTACGGTTCGAGTACAGGGAGATGCGCCAACCTGCGCTGACTGCGGCAGTTTAATGGTGCGTAATGGTGCTTGCTACAAGTGTTGGAACTGCGGGTCAACTTCCGGCTGTTCTTAGGATTCATTCATTAGTTCTACGCTCCTATAAAAAGCGGCCCCCCAGTGTCAGTTCTGGGTGGGCCGCGG
This genomic window from Patescibacteria group bacterium contains:
- a CDS encoding vitamin B12-dependent ribonucleotide reductase; translated protein: MSTTRIDASLRATPRSSVVSEDEGYRIEHFFTKPGVHPYDEIVWEQRTASIASSGGQVVFEQKDVEIPDFWSQLATNVVVSKYFRGQNGTPQRERSVKQLVSRVADTITEWGKTGGYLRDEEAPIFNAELAHLLVYQKAAFNSPVWFNVGVREKPQCSACFILSVEDTMESILDWIKKEGMIFKHGSGSGINLSTLRSSKERLSLGGTASGPVSFMRGADASAGAIKSGGTTRRAAKMVVLNIDHPDIVEFVRSKELEEKKAWALGAMGYDMGLNGEAWQSIQFQNANNSVRVTDEFMRAYEADGDFSTRASTTGEAVETFKARDLMKMIADAAWVCGDPGMQYDTTINAWHTCPNTGRINASNPCSEYMHIDNSACNLASINLLKFVRTDGQFDVIGFRRAVEILLLAQEIIVGFSSYPTPEITRNAIDYRQLGLGYANLGALLMDRGLPYDSDEGRSYAAAITALMTGTAYEMSARIASRVGPFAGFMKNREPMLGVILKHQAAIRDIDAPAVAQDLMEAAYEVWASALTLGEQFGYRNSQATVLAPTGTIAFMMDCDTTGVEPDIALVKYKTLVGGGMMKIVNRTLPAGLRRLGYSEEQIKEMVEYVNEQETIEGAPYLKEADLAVFDCAFKPVNGERSIHYQGHIKMMGAVQPFISGAISKTVNIPETSTSEEIAEMYYEAWKLGVKALAIYRDGSKKTQPLNTGKKKEAAQTVSIEADVSVSVTEDPSLRRHKLKDTRRAVTHKFTIAGHEGYVTVGLYDDGQPGEVFLTMNKEGSTISGLMDAFATMVSVSLQYGVPLKDLVRKFSHMRFEPSGFTRNEDIPIAKSVIDYIFRWLGMNFLSAADQVEAGLTAQPTAATEVVGEMKTAILPQTKAVPVMQDTSGQVVINEHFTVRVQGDAPTCADCGSLMVRNGACYKCWNCGSTSGCS